The Glycine soja cultivar W05 chromosome 3, ASM419377v2, whole genome shotgun sequence genome window below encodes:
- the LOC114404887 gene encoding TMV resistance protein N-like, with translation MAYSSSGASQIKYFFLLLCDLLLVSGLTGEISVQISDNIPRIKYDVFVSFRGEDIRQGFLGYLTEDFHQKQIHAFIDDKLEKGDEIWPSLVGAIQGSLISLTIFSENYSSSRWCLEELVKIIECRETYGQTVIPVFYHVNPTDVRHQKGSYEKALAEHEKKYNLTTAQNWRHALNKAADLSEISALFCFSLFMFTSSQI, from the coding sequence ATGGCATATTCTTCTTCCGGAGcttctcaaataaaatatttttttcttcttctttgtgatCTCTTGCTTGTCTCGGGATTGACGGGTGAAATATCAGTGCAAATATCAGATAATATTCCTCGAATAAAGTATGATGTTTTTGTTAGCTTCAGGGGCGAGGACATCCGTCAAGGTTTTCTTGGTTATTTGACAGAGGATTTTCATCAAAAGCAGATACATGCCTTCATAGATGATAAACTTGAGAAGGGAGATGAAATATGGCCATCACTTGTTGGAGCAATTCAAGGATCATTGATTTCCTTGACCATATTCTCTGAAAACTACTCCTCTTCGCGTTGGTGTCTAGAAGAACTTGTGAAAATAATTGAGTGCAGGGAGACATATGGACAAACTGTGATACCTGTTTTCTACCATGTAAATCCCACAGATGTACGGCATCAAAAGGGGAGTTATGAAAAAGCTCTTGCTGAAcatgaaaagaaatataatttgacAACAGCGCAAAATTGGAGACATGCTTTGAATAAAGCTGCTGATTTATCAGAAATCAGTgctctattttgtttttctctgtTTATGTTTACTTCCTCTCAAatataa
- the LOC114405390 gene encoding uncharacterized protein LOC114405390: protein MESSNEKMTDKRKVLGKNNEETRSYFTWNLEMERVLADVLRDQRNLGNKGDGGWKRSALNAAAAVLSTSFNVNVTSDNVKNRIKLWRSWYGIVSDILGQSGFDWDDTKHMITVENENAWNEYCTSHKSAKPFRFKVLQNWDDIVDLCAKDRATGHGAETAMDADEAMSRETNEVEFMGLGATAIDLEEPSSNTKGKRQCSTSSGTHPHKRKMGEKEGITASLDKMVNSFNRMVEKMDGKVDDEDIQEVLREAALIPDLSRQQWAKAIKWLADDPKQLAIVKAFPIHQKTDYVLTHLGE from the exons ATGGAGTCGTCTAATGAAAAAATGACGgacaaaagaaaagttttaggaaaaaataatgaggaaACAAGAAGTTATTTTACATGGAATTTGGAAATGGAACGTGTATTGGCTGATGTACTTAGAGATCAAAGGAATTTGGGCAACAAGGGTGACGGAGGTTGGAAAAGGTCAGCATTGAATGCTGCAGCCGCAGTGTTATCTACAAGCTTCAATGTTAATGTCACATCAGATAATGTCAAAAATCGTATCAAATTATGGAGATCATGGTATGGTATTGTAAGTGACATCCTTGGCCAGAGTGGATTTGATTGGGATGACACTAAGCACATGATCACAGTTGAGAAtgaaaatgcttggaatgaatatTGCACT TCGCATAAATCGGCTAAACCGTTTCGATTCAAGGTGCTTCAAAATTGGGATGATATAGTGGATTTGTGTGCTAAAGATAGAGCCACCGGTCATGGAGCTGAAACTGCTATGGATGCTGATGAAGCGATGAGTAGAGAAACAAATGAAGTGGAATTCATGGGGTTAGGTGCTACTGCCATAGATTTAGAAGAACCAAGCTCTaatacaaaaggaaaaagacaaTGTTCGACTTCTTCTGGCACACATCCTCACAAGAGAAAGAtgggagaaaaagaaggaataaCAGCTTCTTTGGATAAAATGGTGAACTCTTTTAACCGAATGGTGGAAAAAATGGATGGTAAAGTTGATGATGAAGATATTCAAGAAGTATTACGTGAGGCAGCTTTGATACCAGATCTTAGTAGACAACAATGGGCTAAAGCTATTAAATGGTTAGCTGACGATCCAAAGCAGTTAGCTATTGTGAAAGCCTTTCCAATTCACCAAAAGACAGATTATGTTTTAACACATCTTGGAGAATGA
- the LOC114405391 gene encoding uncharacterized protein LOC114405391: MDHSIVDTAMTSRKRKREEYKKIILLAAACVVHMVIGVVTWYHNNYFVKEPTRNWELEHQSFLNRLYRGTNKDCIEQLRLSKNAFFNLCRILQEKGGLVRTRNVPTTEAVAMFLHILAHNLKYRVVQFSYCRSKETISRQFNDVLRAVMKVSKDYLNFQPCTLEGAEANKWRWFERCIGALDGTHIPVTVSPDERPRYRNRKGDVSTNVLAACGPDLRFIYVLPGWEGSAGDSRVLRDALRHQNKLEIPTGNIS; encoded by the exons ATGGATCATAGCATAGTTGACACTGCAATGACTTCAAGAAAACGTAAAAGAGAAGAGTATAAGAAGATAATCTTATTAGCTGCTGCTTGTGTTGTTCATATGGTCATTGGTGTAGTGACATGGTATCATAATAACTATTTTGTTAAGGAACCAACCCGTAATTGGGAACTAGAACATCAGAGTTTCCTTAATCGTCTTTATAGAGGAACAAATAAAGATTGCATTGAACAATTGAGGCTTagtaaaaatgcattttttaacctttgtagaattttacaagaaaaggGTGGATTAGTAAGAACAAGAAATgttccaacaactgaagcagTAGCAATGTTTTTACATATCCTTGCTCACAACCTAAAATATAGGGTAGTGCAATTTAGTTAttgtagatctaaagaaaccatAAGTAGGCAATTCAATGATGTCTTGAGAGCGGTAATGAAAGTGAGCAAAGACTATTTGAACTTTCAACCTTGTACTTTAGAAGGTGCGGAAGCAAACAAGTGGAGATGGTTTGAG AGATGTATTGGAGCACTTGATGGGACTCATATTCCGGTTACAGTTTCTCCTGATGAGAGACCTAGATATCGTAATAGAAAGGGTGATGTCTCTACAAATGTGTTAGCTGCTTGTGGTCCAGATTTAAGGTTTATTTATGTGTTACCTGGGTGGGAAGGGTCTGCAGGAGATTCTCGAGTATTACGAGATGCATTACGTCATCAAAACAAACTTGAAATTCCAACGGGTAATAtttcttag
- the LOC114404888 gene encoding disease resistance-like protein DSC1, with product MELKLHTSMTSIPRAIFTHSSSSIPFCTYAVLDASRLIGMYCKCGSVKNACRVFDQMLDKNIASWHLMLGGYTSNGLRCGGLLVFQQMKQSGVSSDGETFELVLTAFVIEFHTFYFFDRNDVELLQEIINLVLMTLRNHTVDSKGLVGIDKQVAHLESLLKQESKDVCVIGIWGVGGIGKTTIAQEVFSKLYLEYESCCFFANVKEEIRRLGVISLKEKLFASILHKYVNIKTQKGLSSSIKKMIGQKKVLIVLDDVNDSEQLEELFGTPDWYGLGSRIIITTRDIKVLIANKVPEIYHVGGLSSCEAFQLFKLNAFNQGDLEMEFYELSKRVVDYAKGIPLVLKILAHLLCGKDKEVWKSQLEKLKGIKSNNVHDFVKLSFDDLHHEEQEILLDLAYCGSHNAVVVGLERLKEKSLITISEDNVVSMHDTIQEMAWEIVCQESNDLGNRSRLWDPIEIYDVSKNDKGTKAIRSITTPLSTLKNLKLRPDAFVRMSNLQFLDFGNNSPSLPQGLQSLPNELRYLHWMHYPLTCLPEQFSAEKLVILDLSCSRVEKLWHEVKNLVNLKNVKFRWCVLLNELPDFSKSTNLKVLDVSCSSGLTSVHPSIFSLHKLEKLDLSGCSSLIKFSSDDGHLSSLLYLNLSDCEELREFSVTAENVVELDLTGILISSLPLSFGSLRKLEMLHLIRSDIESLPTCINNLTRLRYLDLSCCSNLCILPKLPPSLETLHADECESLETVLFPSTAVEQFEENRKRVEFWNCLKLDEFSLMAIELNAQINVMKFAYQHLSAPILDHVENYNDYKDLHDSYQAVYMYPGSNVPEWLAYKTRKDYVIIDLSSAPPAHLGFIFCFILDKDTEEFLDPALQFSISISNGENECKRDSVEIQTSGPYSMIYSDHVCVLYDKRCSCYLNNRLKSLAKFKIKVSWLTDGERWEALKGFGVSPINTSVYHNFVQQMELCDQGFRPVLKRTPKKRKRVIREHDNL from the exons ATGGAGCTCAAACTCCACACATCAATGACTTCCATTCCACGTGCAATCTTCACCCATTCCTCTTCCTCCATTCCTTTTTGTACCTATGCGGTTCTCGATGCTAGCAG ATTGATTGGGATGTACTGTAAATGTGGTAGTGTGAAGAATGCATGCCGAGTGTTTGATCAAATGTTGGACAAAAACATTGCTTCATGGCATTTGATGCTTGGTGGGTACACGAGTAATGGTTTAAGGTGTGGTGGTTTATTGGTTTTCCAGCAGATGAAGCAATCAGGGGTGTCATCTGATGGGGAAACTTTTGAGTTGGTTTTGACTGCAT TTGTCATTGAATTTcatacattctatttttttgATAGGAATGATGTTGAgctacttcaagaaatcatCAATCTTGTGCTGATGACGTTGAGAAATCATACAGTAGATTCAAAAGGGCTGGTTGGCATTGACAAACAAGTTGCACATTTAGAATCTTTGTTAAAACAAGAGTCAAAAGATGTCTGTGTTATCGGAATTTGGGGTGTGGGCGGTATTGGTAAGACAACCATTGCACAGGAAGTGTTTAGCAAATTATATCTGGAATATgaaagttgttgtttttttgcaAATGTAAAGGAAGAAATAAGAAGACTTGgagtaatttctttaaaagaaaaactatttgCTTCAATATTACACAAATATGTGAATATTAAAACACAAAAAGGATTGTCCAGTTCTATTAAGAAAATGATTGGCCAAAAGAAGGTGCTTATTGTTCTTGATGATGTGAATGATTCAGAGCAGCTGGAAGAATTATTTGGAACTCCAGACTGGTATGGGTTAGGTAGTAGAATTATTATAACAACTAGAGATATAAAAGTTCTTATAGCCAACAAAGTTCCTGAAATATACCATGTTGGTGGATTGAGTTCCTGTGAAGCATTTCAGCTTTTTAAGTTGAATGCCTTTAACCAAGGTGATCTTGAAATGGAGTTTTACGAGCTATCAAAGAGGGTGGTTGATTATGCCAAGGGCATTCCATTAGTTCTTAAAATATTGGCTCATCTTCTTTGTGGAAAAGATAAGGAGGTATGGAAAAGTCAACTAGAAAAGCTTAAAGGAATCAAGAGTAACAATGTTcatgattttgtgaaacttaGTTTTGACGATCTACACCATGAAGAACAAGAGATTCTTTTAGATCTTGCAT ATTGTGGAAGTCATAATGCAGTGGTTGTTGGGTTAGAAAGGCTGAAAGAAAAATCTCTTATAACTATTTCTGAAGATAATGTTGTATCTATGCATGATACTATACAAGAAATGGCATGGGAGATTGTTTGCCAAGAATCTAATGACCTTGGAAATCGCAGTCGATTATGGGATCCTATTGAGATCTATGATGTTTCGAAAAATGACAAG GGGACTAAGGCAATTAGAAGCATAACAACACCTTTGTCAACATTGAAGAATCTGAAGTTACGTCCTGATGCATTTGTTAGGATGAGCAATCTACAATTTTTGGATTTTGGTAATAATTCTCCTTCTCTTCCACAAGGGCTTCAATCTTTGCCAAATGAGTTAAGATATCTTCATTGGATGCATTACCCTTTGACATGCTTGCCAGAGCAATTTTCTGCTGAGAAGCTTGTTATATTAGACTTGTCATGTAGCAGAGTGGAAAAATTATGGCATGAAGTGAAA AATCTGGTGAATTTAAAGAATGTTAAATTCCGTTGGTGTGTATTGCTGAATGAGCTTCCAGACTTCTCAAAATCCACAAATCTCAAGGTACTGGATGTTAGTTGTTCCAGTGGGTTGACTAGTGTGCATCCATCTATTTTCTCTCTACACAAGCTTGAGAAATTGGACCTTAGTGGATGCAGTTCCCTCATCAAATTTTCAAGTGATGATGGTCATTTAAGCTCCCTACTTTATCTCAACCTCAGTGACTGTGAAGAACTAAGGGAATTCTCAGTGACAGCCGAGAATGTGGTTGAACTAGATTTAACCGGCATTCTCATCAGTTCATTGCCCTTGTCTTTTGGAAGTCTACGAAAGTTAGAAATGCTACATCTAATACGTAGTGACATTGAAAGCTTGCCAACATGCATCAATAATCTTACAAGACTGCGATATCTTGACTTGAGTTGTTGCAGCAATCTCTGCATTCTACCGAAGCTTCCCCCATCCCTTGAAACTCTACATGCTGATGAGTGTGAATCACTGGAGACTGTATTGTTCCCTTCCACGGCAGTTGAACAATTTGAGGAAAACAGGAAACGAGTTGAGTTTTGGAATTGCTTAAAGTTGGATGAATTTTCTCTGATGGCTATTGAGTTAAATGCGCAAATCAATGTAATGAAATTTGCATACCAACATTTATCAGCACCAATACTTGATCATGTGGAAAATTACAATGATTACAAGGATCTCCATGATTCTTATCAAGCAGTGTACATGTATCCAGGAAGCAATGTTCCAGAGTGGTTGGCATATAAGACTAGAAAGGATTATGTAATTATTGATCTCTCTTCTGCTCCACCTGCTCATTTGggtttcattttctgcttcatTCTGGACAAGGACACGGAGGAGTTTTTGGATCCTGCATTGCAATTTAGCATCTCTATCAGTAATGGTGAGAATGAATGTAAAAGGGACAGTGTTGAAATACAAACTTCTGGGCCATATTCTATGATTTATTCGGACCATGTTTGTGTGTTGTATGACAAACGATGTTCTTGCTACCTGAACAACAGACTTAAAAGTCTGGCAAAGTTTAAAATCAAAGTATCATGGCTTACAGATGGTGAACGGTGGGAGGCGTTAAAAGGGTTTGGGGTCAGCCCAATAAACACCTCAGTATATCACAATTTTGTTCAACAAATGGAACTGTGCGACCAAGGTTTTAGGCCGGTGTTGAAGCGAACtccaaagaaaaggaaaag GGTGATCAGAGAACATGATAACCTCTAG